The genomic window GTGTTTGGAGCCTTAGGCATGGACAACACTCTTGCTGAATGGGCAAATAAAGAACTCCCTAACAAAACGAAATTCTATGTTTATAGAGACGGCAAGAATATAGAAGCTCCCTTTGTTGATAACAGCTATAAATGGGCCGGTGGTGGTTTCATTGGTACTACCGAAGACCTCGTTACTTTTGGAGTAGCGCACTTTGATTATGATTACTTAAATGAAGAAACCCACTCTGTGTTAATGACTCCGCAATACATGACTGATGGCAAAAGCACCAACTATGGCATGGGATGGAGAACCTACACGGATAATCAGAATCGTGTATGGCTCGGGCACTCAGGCGGCTCTGTAGGAGGTAGCACCATGTTTCTTATCAATAAAAAAGAAAAGATGGTTATTGCCTATACAATCAATCGTTCGAGTGTTAACTTTGACAACCTTCATTTTAAACTCGCTGATATATTTCTCAATTAATGATTTACCCCACTTCTTGGACGCACTATGAATTACTCGACTTTGGCAATGGGCGTAAACTAGAGCAATTTGGCTCGGTGATTATTGACCGACCCGAACCTGCGGCAACCCAAGCCAAAGCACATCCCAATGAGTGGGGAAAAGCAGACATCCGATTTTCAGAGAAGAAAGGCCAAAAAGGAGAATGGGATAAAACCATCAACGACTGGGAAATCAGCTATCCCTTTGGAGCTATTGATCTAAAGTTTAAACTCAGCCAAGGGTCCTTTAAGCACCCAGGTGTTTTTCCAGAGCAAGCCGTGAATTGGAATTTTATCGCAGATCGATGTACACAATTTCAGGGGCAAGGAGTAGAGCCTCGCATCTTAAACCTATTTGCATACACCGGAGGAGCGAGTGTAGCTGGATCGCTATCGGGTGCACAAGTAACTCATGTTGATTCCTCTAAAAGCGTAGTTAACTGGGCACGAGAGAATGCAGAGCTAAACCACATTCAAAACATTCGATGGATTGTGGAAGACGCGCGTAAATTTGTAGATAAATGCATTCGAAGAGGCGACACCTACCATGGTATCATCATGGACCCTCCTATTTTTGGAATGGTTCCAAAGGGGAAGGCATGGAAGTTAAATAAAGATTTAGCACCCCTTATTGAGAAGGTGATGCAAATTCTTGATACGCGGCATCGGTTCTTCATCATGAACACCTACTCCCCTCAATTGCCTCTGGATGCATTAATCAAGTTATTAGGCGGCATTGAAGACTTCCCCAAACAGTATGAACACACCACTTTGGGGCTTCAATCTAAGCACCAACAGTTTTTACCCCTTGGCAACCTCATTCGGTTCTAATCCAAACTTTGGGGCATAAAAAAAGCGGCCATGTAGCCGCTTTCATACTTTTTAATCGCTTATTGGTCTTTTTTGATCTTTCGAATTTTAATATGAGCATTGCCATCTTCGCGCTCTACTTCTATTTCTTCATTTTCTTTGAGCTGAATATCTACCGTATTCTTTCCTTTTGATTTATGCACTCGTATTTCTTGAATGGCATCGGGATTGAGAAAGTCTAAAGTAGATTTATCTCCCGAAAAGTTCTCTACCCGAATCTCAACTTGCTTTTTTCCGTCTTCGGTATGAATAATTTCAGCTTTGCCGGTAATATTACTGTTCTTTTGAAGCATCTCGTTGATCTTGGCAACCATCACTTCATCCGAAACCTTATTGCCCTTATGTAGATTAAACTTAGATAAAGCTGCCTCATATAATGGCAGTTCTACTTCCTCTTCAATGGGCAACAGTTCTAACTTCTGAAAGCTAAGGTGTTTTTGGAGTGATGCCATTTTTGCTTCTGCAGCGGCACGATCGGCTTCTGGCAATAGCATTACAAGTTCGGCATTTCGTACGGTATTCCCCTCTGTGTCTTCCGTTACCGTTACATTCAGGTGCACCTCTGAGTTCATATCCAATTCAGCGGCTTCAAGGCCCTGCTTCATTTTAGGACTAAATTCTGTAGTAACGCCTTTAATCATATAGCCGATTTCTTGTTCTTGCTCCACAGGTATGGAACAGGCAACAAGTACTAGCCCTGTAATAAGAATGCTTGCGGCAACTTTATATAATGGTCTCATCTTTCTCGGTGTTTTGGATTTATGATCTAACCACTGACTTAAGTTATGAAGTGAACGAGAGTGGTCTACACTCTTGAGTTCATTAAATGGATTGGAAAGGCTCATAATATCATCCAATAGATTTGATTTCGTGTATAACTTTAGAAGTCTCATGGTATAAATCACTCGTTTCTAATTTAGGGTTAGACTCAGCAATTCTACTGCTAGGGGTTGCTTCGTCCATAGCTACCATGATTTCTTTTAGCTTGGTTCGTGTTCGGCTCAACCTTGATTTAATAGCGCTTTCGCTGCTTTCGTTTTGCATCTCCTTTATCTCTTTGATAGAGAAACCTCCAATCTCGAACAGTAAAATAGCTGATCGCTCTTTTTCTGATAGTTGAGATAGTGCTGTTAGAAGTTGGGTATTATTGGAAAAGGTATCCTCTTCATATACCACAAACTTAGCATCAGCTTCGGCTGGGTCAAAAGAAACAAAACGCTTCCAAAATGGAGCTCGAACGCTGTCATAAAAACAGCGCGTTATGATCTGAAATAACCAACTTCTAAAACGAGCGGGATCCCGAAGAGTGTCGCTTTTTTCGTAGGCCTTTAACAAGGCTTGTTGAATCACATCTTCGGCTTCAGCTTTATCCGACCCCATGCATAATGCGCCGCAATAGTTCACGGCATCGTTATAATGAGGCGTTAGTAATTGAATAAATTCAGATTTCGTCACAGAACCTACTTAAGAATTCATGTTTGAGTGTGCACACACCCATAAGACACCGTTGATCATCAAAAAGTCGCAGGATTTTTTACCTATAGTCACTCGAACTCTTAATCTAATTTTATTTTCTCTTAAACCTAATATTCACTAGGTTGTTTTTTCAAAATTCTTACTAAGCACTATTTATATGAAAAAACTTTTCTCTCTTGCTCTATTGATCGTTTTCACATCAGTAACTGCATTCACTCAAGTATCTTTAAAATATGATCTTAAAGAGGGGACTTCTTACGATACCAAATCGGAAATGAACCAAAAGATTTCCCAAACAATCATGGGTCAAACTCAAGAAATTAGCAATCTTCAAGGTGCTGGCGTTAACATGACCGTATTATCGGTGAACGATGGTTCGTATGAAGTTAAGCTTACTTACACAAGCATGCGTATTTACCAGCCAATGGCTCAAGTAGATTATGATTCTGAAAAGCCGTCTTCTTCACCTAACCCAATGACCAAATCTTTTGATGCTGTAATTGGCGAGGGCTTTACATTCACACTTACTGAAAAGGGTGAAGTATCCAACATCCAAGGCATCGACGCTATGCTTGATAACATGGCTACCAAGATGGAAATCACCGACCAAGCACAACTTCAAGCTCTTAAAGCTCAGCTGTCTAGCCAGTACAACGATGAAAGTGCTTTAGCTCAAGTTCAGCAGTCGATTATGAAATTCCCAGCAAACGCTGTTTCTATTGGCGACACTTGGAGTGAAGACGAATCTATTCAGGCACCGCTTCCGATGAAAATCCTCACTTCGTATGAAGTTGCAGCTTTGAACGCTGAAACGATCACTATTAATGTTTCTTCAGAAGTATTTACTGAAGGTGAAGAAATGAATATGGGTGGCGCTACTATGACTCCAGATCTTAGCGGTATTCAGTCTGGTACTCTTACGGTTGATCGTGCTACAGGCTTAGTGTTATCATCTACTATGGATCAAATGATTTCTGGTGCTATGATGATGACTTCGCCACAAGAGATGGAAATCCCAATGGAGATTTCAGGTGAAGTAACGGTAAGTGGTACGATTAACTAATCGAATCCAGCCTTCACTTTATTTAGATATTCAAAGCGAGCTCATTCAGCTCGCTTTTTTTATATACGCTCTGTAAATACGCCAGAACTTGAAACAGCATATAAATCATCTAGATGTTCTTGTCGAATTAAATCGGAATCAAGATTAAGCTCTTTCTTTAACTGATGATTGCGTTCTGGCCCTAGTGCAAAGAAGATCTTCAACTGCTCTAGCTCGTTCATAAAGTAGCTTCTCGAGAACTTATCTGTGAAATCCATAGACTCTGCTAATCGCTCAAAATCATGGATAAGAAGTCCTGATGAACCCGAAAGCAGCTGATGCACCAACATCCATTGGCCCTCTTTCATTGCCACGCTGAAGCGCATAGGTGTTAACCGGTTCAACAGTTGAGCCGGTAAGTAATAAGGACTTTTGATCTTTGCATCGGCCAAGTATAAGAACCTGAGTAAAGCACCCAAACCTTTTCGAACACGACCATGCCCTTTAAAACATCCATACACATTGGAGTAATCGTCTAGCACTCGCATCGACAACCTGAACTCACGCTTATAGCCCTTTCGTCCCGATGAGATGTAGTAGTAGGTCTCTGTTTTCTTATTCGCGTGATTGTAAGGTGGGCGTAAAGAGCGAATCAATAGATTTTCAAGTAGAACGGCATCGGTTTCCGTTTTACAAACCTCATAGCCAATACGAGCTACTTGAGCTACCAAACTTTGTACTTTTTTGGACTTCGAATACCGGTAGGAAGTAACTCGTTTATATAAATCCTTTGCTTTGCCAATGTACAACACCTCGTCGCGGGCATTGTACATGGTGTACACGCCGGGATCGTGAGGAGGAATCTCTTTCATCGCGTTATTAACACGCTCTTTCTGAGTTTCCGCTATTGGCTGGAAAAGGTCTAGAGTCACCGTTCTAATTTATTTTGCTAACAGATTGCTATGCTGCAAAAATAAGAGATGTGTACACTAAACCTAAAATTCTTTATTAAAGAATCCTTTTTAGACGGATGCTTCTTGTTGTTCTTCCAGTACTTTCGTTAGTGCTTGTTCAAATGCTTCCACGGGCTGAGCCCCAGATAGCGCATATTTATCATTGATGATAAAAAACGGTACGCCTTGAATTCCATAGCGCTGTGCTAGTAGGATGTCATCTTGCACTTCCTGGGCATGCACTTTCCCCTCCACCACTTCTTTGGCTCTGTCTGTATCAATACCAACTTCTTCAGCTAAGGAAATCAGTATGGCTTCCTCACTGATGTTCTGTCCCTTCACAAAATATGCTTCAAATAAAAGATCCTTGAGCTCTGTCTGTTTCCCTAGACCTTTAGCTTCGTGTAATAGCAAATGCGCTTTAAGGGTATTGGTTGGCTGAAGTGCATCCATATCAAACTCTAGGCCCACTTTCTCACCCATCTGAACCATGTTGTCGTTCATGTTATGAGCCCATTCCAAATCATGGCCATACTTCTGGGCTAACAATTCATAAATGGACTTATCCGTACTTTCGGCTGCATTCGGGTCTAGTTGAAAACTCATCC from Balneola vulgaris DSM 17893 includes these protein-coding regions:
- a CDS encoding class I SAM-dependent methyltransferase, whose product is MIYPTSWTHYELLDFGNGRKLEQFGSVIIDRPEPAATQAKAHPNEWGKADIRFSEKKGQKGEWDKTINDWEISYPFGAIDLKFKLSQGSFKHPGVFPEQAVNWNFIADRCTQFQGQGVEPRILNLFAYTGGASVAGSLSGAQVTHVDSSKSVVNWARENAELNHIQNIRWIVEDARKFVDKCIRRGDTYHGIIMDPPIFGMVPKGKAWKLNKDLAPLIEKVMQILDTRHRFFIMNTYSPQLPLDALIKLLGGIEDFPKQYEHTTLGLQSKHQQFLPLGNLIRF
- a CDS encoding RNA polymerase sigma factor; this encodes MTKSEFIQLLTPHYNDAVNYCGALCMGSDKAEAEDVIQQALLKAYEKSDTLRDPARFRSWLFQIITRCFYDSVRAPFWKRFVSFDPAEADAKFVVYEEDTFSNNTQLLTALSQLSEKERSAILLFEIGGFSIKEIKEMQNESSESAIKSRLSRTRTKLKEIMVAMDEATPSSRIAESNPKLETSDLYHETSKVIHEIKSIG
- a CDS encoding DUF6263 family protein, translated to MKKLFSLALLIVFTSVTAFTQVSLKYDLKEGTSYDTKSEMNQKISQTIMGQTQEISNLQGAGVNMTVLSVNDGSYEVKLTYTSMRIYQPMAQVDYDSEKPSSSPNPMTKSFDAVIGEGFTFTLTEKGEVSNIQGIDAMLDNMATKMEITDQAQLQALKAQLSSQYNDESALAQVQQSIMKFPANAVSIGDTWSEDESIQAPLPMKILTSYEVAALNAETITINVSSEVFTEGEEMNMGGATMTPDLSGIQSGTLTVDRATGLVLSSTMDQMISGAMMMTSPQEMEIPMEISGEVTVSGTIN
- a CDS encoding GIY-YIG nuclease family protein; this translates as MTLDLFQPIAETQKERVNNAMKEIPPHDPGVYTMYNARDEVLYIGKAKDLYKRVTSYRYSKSKKVQSLVAQVARIGYEVCKTETDAVLLENLLIRSLRPPYNHANKKTETYYYISSGRKGYKREFRLSMRVLDDYSNVYGCFKGHGRVRKGLGALLRFLYLADAKIKSPYYLPAQLLNRLTPMRFSVAMKEGQWMLVHQLLSGSSGLLIHDFERLAESMDFTDKFSRSYFMNELEQLKIFFALGPERNHQLKKELNLDSDLIRQEHLDDLYAVSSSGVFTERI
- a CDS encoding DsbA family oxidoreductase, which produces MNIKIWSDIACPFCYIGKKHLEIAAEKVSKDLQMDVEWMSFQLDPNAAESTDKSIYELLAQKYGHDLEWAHNMNDNMVQMGEKVGLEFDMDALQPTNTLKAHLLLHEAKGLGKQTELKDLLFEAYFVKGQNISEEAILISLAEEVGIDTDRAKEVVEGKVHAQEVQDDILLAQRYGIQGVPFFIINDKYALSGAQPVEAFEQALTKVLEEQQEASV